TTATGTCAGTATTGCTACTTGGCCACTAATTTGTCTAAGCGGCCATATATAAAGGTATATGTTAACATAGAAGATATTCTTGCCCGGGCCCGAGAGTATATTAAGATGCGGAATCCAGAAGAAACGATATTTGAAGCTTCTGCGACTTCCGATCCGTTAGCAGTAGAGAAGTGGACTGGAAGTTTGAAAACGGCCATTGAGTTTACCGCTCAAAGTTCCCTTGCTCGTTTGCGCTTTGTGACCAAGTTTGCCGACATAGAAACCCTTCTAGGGCTGGATCACCGGGAGAAAACTGAGGTGCGCTTTAGTATCAATGCGCCCTGGGCTGTGGGGCGTTTTGAACAGGGGGTGCCTGTGGTAAGAAAGCGACTGGAGGCTGCGGCCCTGATACAGAAAGAAGGATATCCCGTAGGTATCCTTATTGCCCCTATCTTTATATTTCCTGATTGGCAGAAACAATACGATCTCTTGATAAAAGACGTTGCCGAGCTTATGCCTGATGCACCGGTCACATTTGAGCTTATTACGCACCGCTTTACAGCACGGGCTAAATCCGCCATCAGGGAGGTATTTCCTGAGTCTGAGTTGCCTATGGTGGAAGAAGAACGTCAGCTAAAGTATGGTCAGTTCGGCTACACCAAGTTTGTTTACCCGCGACACCAAATGGAAGAATTAGAGTCGTTCTTTCGTGGCAGGATATCAACGCTAATGCCCAAGGCTAAGATACTGTACTTTGTCTAGAAGACCATGCCGGGCACCTGAAAAAAACGGTCGGCGCTAGAATGGCGGCCGATATGATCCTAGAAGATTGATGGGATGAAAACCCTCCAATGTATTAAATGAATGGTTAGGGGGGATATAAATAACAGGTGAAATTTGAAACCGGGAGGGTTAAGTATGCATACCTTAAGCCACCTGCACAACGCATTACAGCAAAAAGAACAAGCGTTAATTCAATACGTTAGATATATGCGGGAGGCTCAAGACAGCCAACAATCTAAAATAGCCGCCGTTTTTTCTGAT
The DNA window shown above is from Bacillota bacterium and carries:
- the splB gene encoding spore photoproduct lyase encodes the protein MTFAPQQVFIEKKALEYELGRSLLSTFRQNNIETIIYDRRFPSADPNLTARERFMRFKRTLVVGIWRQKEFQTCKPSAHYQLPLVSGCPGLCQYCYLATNLSKRPYIKVYVNIEDILARAREYIKMRNPEETIFEASATSDPLAVEKWTGSLKTAIEFTAQSSLARLRFVTKFADIETLLGLDHREKTEVRFSINAPWAVGRFEQGVPVVRKRLEAAALIQKEGYPVGILIAPIFIFPDWQKQYDLLIKDVAELMPDAPVTFELITHRFTARAKSAIREVFPESELPMVEEERQLKYGQFGYTKFVYPRHQMEELESFFRGRISTLMPKAKILYFV